The nucleotide sequence GCGCAAGCGGCCGGCGTTCCGCGAGGTGTTCGACGGATTCGACCCGGAGCGGGTCGCCCGCTTCGGCGACGACGACGTGGCCCGGCTGCTCACCGACGCCCGGATCGTCCGCAACCGGCAGAAGATCGAGGCCACGGTGTCGAACGCGCGCGCGGTGCTCGAGCTGACCGGTGCCGGCGAGGACCTGGGTGGGTTCCTGGCGTCGTTCGCCCCCGACCCGGCCACCCGTGCCCGCCCCGCGACCCTCGCCGACGTGCCGGCGAGCACCCCCGAGTCCACCGCGCTGTCGCGGGCACTGAAGAAGCGCGGGTTCCGGTTCGTCGGGCCGACCACCTGTTACGCACTCATGCAGGCGACCGGGCTGGTGGACGATCACGTGGCGTATTGCTGGCGGTCCGGCGGCGGTGCCGGCCCGGCCCGGCGACCCGGATGAGTTGACCGGAGCGTCGCCGGGCCGTTGCGCTGCGTCGATGCCGGATGAGCCCCGGGACCGCCCTCGCCGCGCCGTGATCGCCTCGGTTGCACCCCGGCACCGGTGATGAGCGACAATGGTGTTCCCGCCGCGGCGCGTGCCCCGAACGCGTCCACGCGGGACGACAGTGTGTGTGGACCTTGACGGAGGACGGACGAATGGCCGCGATGAAGCCCCGCACCGGCGACGGGCCCCTGGAAGTGACCAAGGAGGGCCGGGGCATCGTGATGCGCGTCCCGCTCGAGGGTGGTGGCCGCCTGGTGGTCGAGATGACCCCCGACGAGGCCTCCGCCCTCAGTGAGGCGCTGAAGGCGACCGTCGGCTGAACTCCCCGGGTGGCGGTGCCGTGACCGGTGCCGCCACCCGTCTTCCTCACACCACGCTCTCGTAGACCTCCGACGTCCGCCGGGCCATCTCGGCCCAGGCGAACTCGCCGACCGCACGCTCCCGCCCACGCGCTCCCATCCGCGCCGCCCGCTCCGGATCCGCGACGAGCTCGTTGACCCGGTCCGCGACCGCGGTCTCGAACGCCGCGGTGTCGGTCGCGTCGTAGTGCGCCAGCAGCCCGGTCTCGCCGTCCGCGACGACCTCCGGGATACCCCCGACGTCGGACGCGACCACCGCCGTCCCGCAGGCCATCGCCTCCAGGTTCACGATGCCCAGCGGCTCGTACACCGACGGGCACACGAAGACAGTGGCCGCGGACAGCAGCTGGCGCACCTCGGTGGTCCGCAGCATCCGCTGGATCCACACCACCCCGGTGCGCGACGCCGACAGTTCGGCCACCGCTCGCTCGGTCTCGGCCGCGAGCTCCGGGGTGTCCGGAGCGCCGGCACACAGCACGACCTGGGCCGCCGGGTCGAAGCGGTGCGCCGCGGCGATCAGATGCCCGAGCCCCTTCTGCCGGGTGATCCGCCCCACGAACACCACGCACGGCCGGTCCGGGTCCACGCCGTTCTCGACGAGCGCGTCGCGGGCCGGGTCGGGCCGGTAGAACTCGGTGTCGATCCCGTTGTGCACCACGTGCACCAACTCCGGGTCGATCGCCGGGTAGGCGGCCAGCACGTCCCGGCGCATGCCGTGCGAGACGGCGATCACCGCGTCCGCGGCCTCGTAGGCGGTCCGCTCGACCCAGGACGACAACCGGTATCCGCCACCGAGCTGCTCGGCCTTCCACGGCCGCAGCGGCTCCAGCGAGTGGGCGGTCACCACGTGCGGCCGGCCGTGCAGCAGACCACCGAGGTGCCCGGCCATGTTCGCGTACCAGGTGTGCGAGTGCAGGATGTCGCAGCGTTCCAGCTCGGCCGCCATCGACAGGTCCACGCCGAGCGTGGACAGCGCCGCATTGGCCCCGTCCGGCAGCGGTGGCGCGGAGTGGGTGCGGGCGTCGGGCGGTGCATCGCTGCCCGGCTCGGCGAAGCAGTGCACGTCGACGTCGACGAGCTCCCGCAGGGCAGGGACGAGATGTCCGACATGGACCCCGGCGCCGCCGTAGACGGCGGGGGGGTACTCACGGGTGAGGAGGCCGACGCGCACGGCGGCTGACCGTACGGGATCCGGGCCGGGGATCGCGAGCAGTGATCGAGAAGCGGTCGGACGCGGAGCGGCGACGCGGCCCGGCGCGCCGCGGACGTATGGCCCCTGCACCGTGCGGGCACTAGGGTTCACCCCATGCGACCGACGTCGTCCGGACGGCTGCCCGGCAGGGTTTTGGGAATTGTGCTGGCGGGCGGCGAGGGCAAGCGTTTGTGGCCGCTCACCGCGGACCGCGCGAAGCCGGGCGTCCCGTTCGGCGGGAACTACCGGCTCATCGACTTCGTGCTGTCGAATCTGGTCAACGCGGGCATGGACCGGCTGTGCGTGCTGACCCAGTACAAGTCGCACTCGCTGGACCGGCACATCTCGACGACCTGGCGGCTCTCCAGCGTCCTCGACCAGTACATCACCACGGTCCCGGCCCAGCAGCGGCTCGGCCGCCGGTGGTACACCGGCAGCGCCGACGCCATCTTCCAGAGTCTCAACCTCGTCTACGACGACGAGCCCGAGTACATCGCGGTGTTCGGCGCGGATCACGTCTACCGGATGGACCCGGCGCAGATGATCGCCGAGCACGCCGCGTCCGGTGCCGGGGTCACGGTCGCCGGGATCCGGGTGCCACGGGCCGAGGCGAAGGCGTTCGGCTGCATCGCCTCCGACGAGACCGGGCGGATCACCGAGTTCCTCGAGAAGCCGTCCGATCCACCGCACGTGCCGGGCGACCCGGATGTGACGTTCGCCTCGATGGGCAACTACGTCTTCACCACCCAGGCCCTGCTGGACGCGCTGCGTGCCGACGCCTCCAACGCGGACTCCGACCACGACATGGGCGGCGACATCATCCCGGCGCTGGTCGAGCGCGGCGAGGCGAACGTCTACGACTTCGCCGACAACATCGTCCCGGGGGCCACCGAGCGGGACGCCGGTTACTGGCGCGACGTCGGGACGATCGACGCCTACTACGACGCGCACACCGATCTCGTCTCGGTGCACCCGATCTTCAACCTGTACAACGCGCGCTGGCCGATCCGCAGCGCGACGCCGGCGCTGCCGCCGGCGAAGTTCGTCGAGGGTGGGATCGCCCAGGACTCCGTGGTCGGCGCCGGAACGATCATCTCGGGCGCGATCGTGCGCCGGTCGGTGATCAGTCCGAACGTGAGCGTCCAGGGCGGTGCCGAGGTCTCCGACTCGGTGGTGCTGCCCGGGGCCCGGATCGGCCGCGGCGCCGTGGTGCGCCGGGCGATCCTGGACAAGAACGTCGTCGTCCCGGACGGTGCCCTGATCGGTGTCGACCTGAACCTCGACCGCAGCCGCTACACGGTCTCCAACGGCGGCGTGGTCGTGCTCGGCAAGGGTGTCACCGCCCAGTAGCGGGCGGCGCGGTCCGGATCAGCGCCGGACCGCGCACAGCATCCCGTCGGCCACCGGCAGCAGGGCCGAGAGCAATCGCTCGTCGTCGCGGACCAGTCCGGCCGTCTCACGCAGCGCGGCCGTGCCGGGACCGTCCGCGGTGCCGTCGCCCGCGACCCGGCCGCCGTCCAGCACACCCTCCAGGACGAGCACGCCGCCCGGCCGCAGCAGCCGGATCGCCTCCGCCAGGTAGCCCGGGTACTCGCCGGGCACGGCGTCGGCGACGACCAGGTCGTACCCGCCGTCGGTGAGCCGGGGGAGCACGTCCAGTGCCATCCCGTTGATCAACCGCAGCCTGCCCGGCCCGTAGCCGGCCCCCAGGAACGTGCGGCGCGCCGAGCGCTGCAGCTCCGGGTCGACGTCGATGGTGGTCAGCACGCCGTCGACGGCCATGCCGCGCAGCAGGTACAGGCCGCTGACCCCGGCCCCGGTCCCGACCTCGACGACCGCCCGTGCCGCGATCGTCGCGGCCAGCACGGACAGCGCGGCACCCCCGGCCGGGCTGATCGGGTGCGCCCCGGCGGTGGTGCCCAGCGAGCGCGCCTCGCCGAGCGCGTCGTCCTCGGCGAGGTAGCCCTCGGCGTACGCGGTCGCGCCCGCGGGTGTGCTCATGGCGAGAGATTATCGGTGCGACGCCGCGGGCGAGATTTCACAGACTTCTCTCAGACGGGTTTCACATCCTCCTCATCAGGCGAGGGCACTCTGTACTGCAACGAACGACATCGCGTTGGTCGCACGAGCACGTCGCAGGAACGGACGAGTCGATGTGTGATCACGCCACACCGGAGGTGCCCTGCCCCGATGCCCGCTCCTCGTGATCACGACGACGCCCCGGTCCGGGACGCCGCCGACGGCACCCGCCCCGGCGAGGGTGCCGACTGGACCCCGCCCAGCTGGGACGAGGTCGTCCGGGAGCATGCCGACCGCGTCTACCGCCTCGCCTACCGGCTCTCCGGCAACCAGCACGACGCCGAGGACCTCACCCAGGAGACGTTCATCCGGGTGTTCCGGTCGCTGGCCTCCTACAAGCCGGGGACGTTCGAGGGATGGCTGCACCGCATCACCACGAACCTGTTCCTGGACATGGTCCGCCGCCGCGCCCGGCTGCGGATGGAGGGACTGCCCGAGGACACCGAGCGGCTCCCCGGCGGCGGCCCCGAGCCGGAGACCGTGTTCGCGATCAACCACCTGGACCCGCACCTGCAGGCCGCACTCGACGAGCTGCCGCCGGACTTCCGGGTGGCGGTCGTCCTGTGTGACGTCGAGGGCCTGTCCTACGAGGAGATCGGCGCGACGCTCGGGGTGAAGCTGGGCACCGTGCGCAGCCGGATCCACCGCGGGCGGACCGCGCTGCGGGCGTCCCTGGAGCGGCGCCGGGCAGCCGAGTCGGAGCAGACGGTGGCACCCGACCGTGGCCCGGTGGCAGAGTTGGTGCCGTGACCGATCGACGGCGTTTCCAGGTCGTCCCCCCGAATTGGGGGGAGGCCCATCTGACGCTGGAGGCGGTCGTCGCCTTTGTCGACGACGAGCTGGCCTCCGGCCCGCACGAGCGGGCCACCCGTCATCTCGAGGGGTGCCCCGACTGTGCGGTCGAGGTCGCGGAGCAGCGGCGGGCCCGGTCCGCGCTGCGTGGCGCGGATGCGCCGACCCTGCCCCCGTCGTTGATGAGCGCGCTGCGGTCGATCCCACAGGACACCGAGCTGCCTCCGCCGCCGGCCGGGTTGTCGCTCACCCCGGAGGGCGAGCTCGTCTCGATGCTGCGTCCGGCACCGCTGGCCGGGCAGTCGCGCCGGTCCAGCCGTTCCCGGCGGGTGAAGCTCGGTACCGGTGCCGCCGTGTCGGGTATCGCGCTCGGCGCGCTGGCGTTCGGCATGCCCGCGGCGACGACGTCGGCGCCGACCCCCGCCCCCGGCGGTCAGGGCCCGGCCTCGGCGGCGGTCGCCCGTTTCGCGACCACTCCCACGCAGGCGCCGCGGCAGCGTTCGTCGTCGGCGACCCCCGCGCCCGGGGCGACCGGTGGCGCGCAGGCCCCGGACCCGGGCGTCCCGATGCGGAACGCGGGCCTGCCTCCGTCCCGCTGAGGGCTGGCCACCGCAGGTACCCGAAACAGGAACTTCACCGGCTGACCGGCAGGCTGGCCCGGTGCCGACCGTGATGGACCGCCGATGAGCGATACCCCGGAGTCCGGTCCGTCCGGAGAGCCCGGCCGCCCGGCCGGTGACGGGACGGCACCACCCCGGCTGGGGCCGCGAGCGCTGGAGTATCCGGACACCGACCCGGCGGACCGCGCGGCCTTCGGCCGGCCGGACGGTGTCGGCTCGTCGTTCGCCCCGCCGGCGCACGCCGGCTCGAACGGATCGGTCCCGGTCGCGCCGCCGCCCACCGCTGCCGTCGCCCGCGCGTTCGGCCGTCCGGACGACGGCGGGGCCGGTCTGCAGCGACCGCCGGCGGGTGGGCCGTCCGCCCCCGGTGAGCAGAGCAAGGTCGACGGTGAGCAGAGCAACGGCGACCGTGAGCAGAGCAACGGGGCATTCTGGCCGGGCGGATCCGCCGACGACCCGTGGCGCAACCCCGGCGCGCCGGTGGTCGCCGCGCCCCCGCACGGCGACGCCGATCCGGCGCCGGCCCCGGACCGCCCGGACGGCCCCCGGCTGAGCGTGCGCGAGGTGCTGTTCGGCGACCGGGTCCAGCCACGCGCGCTGGCGCTGCTCGGGGTGCTGGCGCTCGCCATCGGCGCGGTCGGTGGCCTCGCCGGGCACTGGACGGCGTCCGGTGCGAGCGCCCTGACCAGCCCCGGCGCGGTGCTCGCGACGGCCGAGGAGGCGAAGGAGCGCCCGCCCGGCTCGGTCCCGGACGTCGCCGCCCGGGTCCTGCCGTCGGTCGTCTCGCTGGAGGTGACGGTCGGGAACCAGGCGGGCAACGGCTCCGGGGTGGTCATCGACGCGGAGGGCTACGTGCTCACTAACGACCACGTCGTCGCCCCGGCCACCGGGCCCGGCCAGGGCTCGATCGAGGCGGTCTTCTCCGACGGGTCCCGGGTTCCGGCGGCCGTCGTGGGCACCGACCCGATGACCGACCTGGCGGTGCTGAAGGTCCCGGTCGCGAACCCGACGGTCGCGGCGATCGGCCGCTCGGCGGAGCTCGCGGTCGGCGACGCGGTGATCGCGATCGGCTCGCCGTTCGGGCTGGCGGGCACCGTCACCACCGGCATCGTGTCCGCAGTGAACCGGCCGCTGCGACTCGACCCGGAGGGCAGCGCCGGGGACGCGGTGATCGACGCCGTGCAGACCGACGCCGCGATCAACCCGGGCAACTCGGGTGGCCCGCTGGTCGACGCGACCGGCGCCGTCGTCGGGATCAACACGGCGATCCGCAGCGCCGGGACCGAGGCGGGTGGGCAGGGCGGGTCGATCGGGCTGGGTTTCGCGGTCCCGATCGACGAGGCCAGGACGATCGCCGAGGAACTGATCCGGACCGGCGGGGTCGCGCACGCCGATCTCGGGGTGAACGCGCGCTCGGTCACCGACGGGGCGACCGACGGCGCCCAGGTGCAGAACGTCGCCGCCGGCGGCCCGGCCGCGGCGGCCGGGCTGCTCGAGGGCGACGTCGTCGTCCGGGTGGGTGGTCGCTCGATCGCCGGAGCCGACGAGCTCGTCGTCGCGGTGCGGGAGCATGCGCCGGGGGACCAGGTGCCGATCGAGCTGGTGCGTCAGGGCAGGCCGCTCACGGTGACGGCGACCCTCGGGCAGCGCTGACTCCGGAGCTGACTTCCGGGCTGGCTTCCGAGCAGTTCACCGGCCTGCACGCCCGGCGTGCGGCCGGTGTCCGTAGGCTGATGGTGTGTTCGAGAACATCGGCATGTGGGAGATCCTCATCCTGGTGGTCGCGGGGTTGTTCATCCTCGGCCCGGAGCGGCTCCCCGAGGCTGCCCGCTGGCTGGGCAGCGCCGTGCGCCAGGTCAAGGAGTACGCGACCGGCGCGCAGGATCACCTGAAGCGTGAACTCGGCCCGGAATTCGACAAGATCCAGCAGCCGCTCAACGACCTGCGCAGCCTGCGCTCGTTCAACCCGCGTACCGCGATCACCCGCAGCCTGTTCTCCGACGACGAGCCGGTGAAGCGCAACGGGCACAGCCCCGGTGCCCGTGCCACGAACACGGGCGGCGGGCTCGGCGCCGCCGCGGCAGGCGGTGCGGCAGCGGCCGCCGCGAGCGGCACCTCCGCGGCTGCCGGCACACCGGCGTCCGGTGACACGACGCCGGGCAACACGACCCCGGGCAACACGGCTTCCGGTAACACGCCCCCGGGCACTACGGCCTCCGGGGCTGCGCCGACCGGGGCCGCTGCGCCGGCCGCGCAGCAGCCGCTCGCGGCGAACGAGCGTCCCCCGGTCGACCCCGACGCGACCTGATCGCGCCGGGCCCGGCCCGCTCAGCCCAGCAGTGGCGGCCGCCGCAGGTGGTGGTCGGTCGCCTGCTGGTAGGCGTGGGCGGCGGCGAGCACGGTGGCGTCCGCGTGCCGTGGGCCGACGACCTGCAGGCCGACCGGCAGGCCCGCCGAGGTGAACCCGCACGGCACGCTGGTCGCCGGCTGCTGGGTCATGTTGAACGGGTAGGTGAACGGCGTCCAGGTCGTCCAGCGCGGGTCCGCCCAGCCCTCCGGGACCTCCCGGCCGCCCTCGAACGCGGTGATCGGCAGCGTCGGTGTGAGCAGCAGGTCGTACTCGTCGTGGAAGGCGCTCATCAGGGTGCCGAGCTCGTTGCGGACGGCCATCGCGCCGAGATAGTCGAGCGCCGTGGTTCCCGCGCCCTGCTCGGCGATCTCGACCAGCGCCGGATCCATCCGCTCGCGGGCCGGGGCACCGATCGGCTCGAGGGACTTCGCCGCGGCGGCGAACCACAGGGTGTGGAAGGGCTCGATCGGGTCGGCGAAGCCGGGATCGGCATTCTGCACGGTCGCGCCCAGTGAGCTGAAGACCTCGACCGCGGCGGCGACCAGCGCGGCGATCTCGGGATCGACCGTGGCGAACCCGAGCGTCGCGGAGTACGCGATCCGCAGTCCCTGTGCGCCGCCGGCGAGCCGGTCGACGGCGGACTCCCGGGGCACGTCGAGCACCCACGGGTCCCGGGTGTCGGGCCGCGCGACGACGTCGAACAGCAGTGCCGCGTCGGCGACGGTGCGGGTCATCGGGCCGACGTTGGCCAGCGTGCCGAACGCCGAACCGGGGTAGTGCGCGATCCGGCCGTAGGTCGGCTTGTGCGCGACGGTCCCGGTGAAGGCGGCCGGGATGCGGACGGAGCCCCCGGCGTCGGTGCCCAGCGACAGCGGGCCCATGCCGAGCCCGACAGCGGAGGCGCTGCCCCCGGACGAGCCGCCCGCGGTGAGCGATGGGTCCCACGGGTTGGTCGTGACACCGGTCAGCGGCGAGTCGGTGACGCCCTTCCAGGCCAGCTCGGGGGTGGTGTTCTTGCCGAGCAGCACCGCCCCGGCCTCCCGCACCCTGGCCACCGGCGGGCCGTCCACCTCGAACGGTCCCTCGGCGGAGGTGGTGGTCGAGCCGCGCCGGGTGGGCCAGCCGACCGTGAGCAGCATGTCCTTGATCGAGGTGGGGACGCCGTCGAGCGGGCCGATCGGCTCGCCGGCCTGCCAGCGGGCCTCCGAGTCCTTCGCCGAGGCCAGCGCGGAGTCGGCGTCGACGAGGCAGAAGGCGTTCACGGCGCCGTCATGTGCCTCGATCCGGTCCAGTGCGTCCCGGGTGGCCTGCACCGGGGAGAGCTCCCCGGTGCGGTATCCGGCCAGCAGCTCGGTCGCGCTGAGGTCTGCGGTGGTCCCGGTGTTCCTGCTCACGGCCGTCACGCCTTTCCCCCGGAGGAGCTCACGTACCCACGTTCCTTGTCCACCACGTTGCGCAGGTCCCGGCCCGTCCGGAAGCGCTGCAGGTTGTCCACGAACAGCTCGACGAGCATGTCCTTCCAGCCGACGACGTCGCCGGACATGTGCGGGGAGATCAGGACGTTCTCCATGGTCCACAGCGGCGAATCGGCGGGTAGCGGCTCGACCTCGAACACGTCCAGCGCGGCCCCGGCGAGCCGGCCCGAGGCGAGTGCGGCGGTGAGGTCGTCCTGCACGACGAGCGGGCCCCGCCCGATGTTGATCACCCGGGCCCGCTCCGGGAGCAGCGCGATCGTCCCGCTGTGCAGCATCCCGCGGGTCGCATCGGTGAGCGGCGCCGCGAGCACGAGGTAGTCGGTGTCGGGCAGCAGGCCCGGGAGCTCGTCGAAGGCGTGCACACCGTCGGCGGCCCGCCTGCCGACCAGTCGCACGTCGAGTCCGGCGGCGCCGAGCAGCTGCGCGATCGCCTGCCCGATCGGCCCGCTGCCCACGACGGTGGCGGTCCGGCCGGCGATCGTCTCGGTCTCCCGGTGCCGCCACGTCCGGTCCCGCTGCAGGGCGAGCGACCGGGCGGTGTCCTTCGCGAACGCCAGCACGGCGCCGAGCACGAACTCGGCGATCGGCCGGTCGAAGACGCCACGCGAGTTGGTGAGCGTCAGCGGGGTCGCGAGCAGTTCGGGGAACGCGACCCGGTCGACGCCCGCGCTGGCGGTGTGCACCCAGCGCAGCGACCGAGCCAGGTCGTCGTGCCACACCTCCTTCACGGCGTCGGAGGTGAAGTCCCAGGTCAGCAGCACGTCGCTGCCGGGGAGTGCGGTGGCCAGCTCGTCGGCGTCCGCGGCGAACCGGAGACGTGCGTCACCCACCCGGGACTCGAGCCCGGGCGGGGTCTCGCCGGCGTGCAGCACGGCAACAGTGATGGGGTCCTGACCAGCGGAAACCGGCAAAGCAAGATCCTGTCGGTGGTGAGGTCGAGCGGCGTTGACACGCTAGGAAGTGCACCTAGGATTGTCAACAATCCGCCTATCCGGCGGAGGTCTCCCCGCACCCACGAACGTTCCTGGGGGAACCGTGACCAAGCTGATCAGGATCGAACTCGCGAAGCGCGGCGTCGCATGCACCGCGGAACTGCTGGAGAAGGAAGCGCCGCGGACGTCCGCCGCCGTCTGGGAGGCGCTCGCCGCAGGCCCGGCGGGCGGGGACGCGCAGCACGCCAAGTACGCGCGCAACGAGGTCTACACGATCGTCCCCCGGTTCGGGCCGCGGATCGGGCAGGAGAACCCGACGGTGACCCCGATCCCGGGTGACGTGTGCTACTTCGACTTCCACGGCGGCATGCTCGACGCGTCGTTCAAGGACGACCAGGGGATCGACGCCGAGGCCGGCGGGATCGATCTCGCGATCTTCTACGGCCGGAACAACCTGCTGCTCAACGGCGACGTGGGCTGGGTCCCCGGCAATGTCTTCGCCTCGATCGTGGACGGGCTGGACGCGATGGCGACGGCCTGTCACGACGTGTGGCGCTCGGGCAGCGTGGGGGAGCGGCTCGTCTACTCGCGGATCGAGTGACCCTTGCGTCGGCGGGGGGCTCTGTAGGATTGTCGACAACATGAGCACGGTTGGCATCCTGTACCCCGGTTACTCGGCCGAGGACGACTACCCGCGCGCCGAGAAGCGGCTGCACGACGGCAGCCTGCTCCCGCTGGTGCACACCGAGATGAAGGTCGACGCCCATCGGGCGGACGCGCTGCTCGACATCGGCGGCGACGACGTGCTGGCCGAGGGGGCCCGCCGGGTCGCCGCCGAGGCCGGGCCGCTGGACTCGATCGTCTGGGCCTGCACCTCGGGCAGTTTCATCTTCGGTCCCGAGGGGGCCGCACGTCAGGTCGCGGCGCTGCAGGAGGTCGCCGGGGTGCCGGCGTCGAGCACGTCGTTCGCGTTCGTGGACGCCTGTCATCGGCTCGGGATCTCGACCGTCGCGCTCGGCGCGACCTACCCGCCGGACGTGGCGGAGGCGTTCATCATGTTCCTCGCCCACCACGGCATCACGGTGCTGACGGTCTCGGCGCGCGACATCATCACCGCCGCCGAGGTCGGCACCCTCACCTCGCAGACCGTGCTGGACTTCGCGGCGGCGGTCTCCGCGGACGCCCCCGAGGCCGACGCGGTCCTGCTGCCGGACACGGCCCTGCACACCGTCGACCTGCTCGACGCACTCGACGCGCGGGTCGGGAAGCCGGTGCTGACGGCCAACCAGGTCAGCATCTGGCAGGGCCTGCGGCTGGCCGGCGCCGACGTCGTCCGCCCCGGTCTGGGGACGCTGTTCCGGAAGGGATGACACGGTGGGTACTGAGGTCTCGGATCTGGAGCCGGTCAGCAGACGGTCCACCGCGGAGATCGTCGCGGACCGGATCCGCACGGCGATCATGCGCGGCACGTTCGCGCCCGGGGCCCAGCTCGGCGAGGTGGACCTGGCCGGCCGGCTCGGGGTGAGCCGCGGGCCGCTGCGGGAGGCGATGCAGCGCCTGGTCGCCGAGGGGCTGCTGCGCAGCGAGCGGCACCGCGGGCTGTTCGTGCGGGAGCTCGGTCCGGACGACGTCCGCGATGTCTACCTGGCCCGCACCGCCGTCGAGCGGGCGGCCGCGCTACAGGTGCTGGCGGCCGATCGGGCCGCGGCGGTGGTCGCACTGGAGATCCCGCTGGGCGCGATGCGAGCGGCCGCCGCGGCGGGGGACTCGGTTGCGCTCGCCGACGCCGACCACGACTTCCACGCCGCGCTGGTCGCTGCGTCCGGCAGTCCGCGGCTGCGCCGGATGACCGACGGGCTCCTGGTGGAGACCCGGATGTGTCTCGCCGCGTTCCAGCAGACCGCGCCACCGGCGCCCGATCTGCTGGCCGAGCACGAACTGCTCCGGGACGCGCTGCGCGACGGGCGGACCGAGCTGCTGCTCGACCGGCTGGCCGCCCACATGGACGACGCCGTCGCGCGGATCCTGGCGGCCATGCCCGGTGCGGCGTGATCGGGCTTCCCGGCGTGTGAGTCCGTGCGCTCGGCGTGCCACGAGGTCGTTGCCATACGTAAGGTGATGGCGCGTGACGGGTGTGCTCGAGGGTTTCCTGGTCATCGGCGTGGTCGTCGGTGTCGGCTACGTCCTCGGGCGGTACCAGCTGCTCGGCGAGCACGGGGCTCGCGTGCTGGCCCGCGCCGCGTTCTTCGTCGGGACGCCGGCGCTGCTGTTCATCACCCTGGCCCGGTCCGACGTCGGCGCGGTCTTCTCGTCCGGCCTGCTCGTGACGGCGGTGACCAGCTCGCTGGCCTGCCTGCTCTTCGTGCCGGTGGCCCTGCTGCGGCGCCGTCCGGCGGGCGAGACCGTCGTCGGGGCGATGGGGTCGGGATACGTCAACGCCGGCAACCTCGGCATCCCGATCGCGACCTACGTGCTCGGCGATCCGGCGGCCGTCGCACCGGTGCTGCTGTTCCAACTGGCGGTGCTGGGGCCGCTGTTCACGACGCTGCTGGACGTGATGCCGGGGGACGGCCGAGGGGACCGGCCGGGTCTGCTCCGGGTCGCCGTCGCGCCGCTGCGCAATCCGATCGCGATCGCCAGCGCCGCGGGTCTGGTGGCCTCCGCGACCGGGGTGCAGCTGCCGGAGCCGGTGATGGCGCCGGTGGAGCTGCTCGCCGCGCTCGCGGTTCCGGCGATGCTGCTGGCGTTCGGGTTGTCCCTGCACGGCGCCCGCCGCCCCGGAGCGGGGGAGACCGGGCCCTCGTTGTGGACCGCCGTGCTGATCAAGAACGTGGTGCATCCGGTGCTCGCCTGGGTGTTCGCCGCGGGCGTCCTCGGGCTCACCGGTCCCGCCCTGCTGGCGGCGGTGGTGCTGGCCGCGCTGCCGACCGCACAGAACGTCTTCGGCTATGCGGTGCGCTACGAGCGCGGCGTCACCCTGGCCCGGGACACCGCACTGGCGACGACCGTCGCCGCGGTGCCGGTGCTGCTGGTGGTGGCCGCGTTGCTGGCCTGACTGAGCCTCGGCCGGTGCGCGGCCGGGGACCCGGGCGCCCCGGCGGACGGAGGGTGTCCTGGGCCCGCTCTGCTCTGCTCACCACGGAGGAGGGGCCTGCCCCCGTCCCCGCTCTGCTCTGCTCACTCCCGGGCCGACGGTGCCGGGCAGCGCGCCGGGTGGCGCCGCGTCGTATGCCCACCGCAGCTCGGGTGCGAGGCCGCACGGAGCGCCCCGGCCGGTCCGCGCACCCGCTCCCCGGAGGGGTGAGCAGAGCAAAGCGAGGAACGGTCGGCCCTTGCCCGAGCCGCCCGCGCATGATTCCCTGAGATTGTCGACAACTCGACAACCCGATCGGTTCCTCCGGTCACCCCGGATCCGGACGCACGACTCTCGACGCATCAGGAGTTGCGAAACCCATGGCACAGCTGTCCCCGCTGCTGAAGCAGGCCACCCCGGTCCAGGCCGCCCGCGGTGAGGGCGTCTATCTGTTCGACACCGACGGGCGACGCCACCTGGACTTCACCGCA is from Pseudonocardia autotrophica and encodes:
- a CDS encoding AEC family transporter, which gives rise to MTGVLEGFLVIGVVVGVGYVLGRYQLLGEHGARVLARAAFFVGTPALLFITLARSDVGAVFSSGLLVTAVTSSLACLLFVPVALLRRRPAGETVVGAMGSGYVNAGNLGIPIATYVLGDPAAVAPVLLFQLAVLGPLFTTLLDVMPGDGRGDRPGLLRVAVAPLRNPIAIASAAGLVASATGVQLPEPVMAPVELLAALAVPAMLLAFGLSLHGARRPGAGETGPSLWTAVLIKNVVHPVLAWVFAAGVLGLTGPALLAAVVLAALPTAQNVFGYAVRYERGVTLARDTALATTVAAVPVLLVVAALLA